Proteins co-encoded in one Aethina tumida isolate Nest 87 chromosome 7, icAetTumi1.1, whole genome shotgun sequence genomic window:
- the LOC109599011 gene encoding uncharacterized protein LOC109599011 isoform X3, whose amino-acid sequence MGGITQRPWTPTKRRGPIAAEYNSPGPACVNLPSYIGKHTVEAKSGRAPAFSFGARHNGKLESIGPGPGQYNVTGLSAKGKDTPLAVSLHGRPKEPKPENFPAPGDYNPDKAEKVIHDNSPKYTFGLKTNVEKPLDTPAPNAYKPFQRSSSKRYSFGMRTPIRKTSDTPAPNVYNIPSTEKLLHENSPKYSFGVKVNLEKPSTTPAPNVYNVPTSDKVLHDNSPKYSFGGKGLAEKPLDTPAPNVYNIPSTEKLLHENSPKYSFGVKVNLEKPSTTPAPNVYNVPTSDKVLHDNSPKYSFGGKGLPEKPLDTPAPNVYNIPSTEKLLHENSPKYSFGVKVNLEKPSTTPAPNVYNVPTSDKVLHDNSPKYSFGGKGLAEKPLDTPAPNVYNVADRVLHENSPKYTFGGKGLPEKPLDTPAPNVYNVPTADKVLHDSAPKYSFGNKVQLEKPLDTPAPNVYNIPSVVGDKKSSPAYTISGRTKEPIDERVKNPGPGQYNNVDPDSYKAENSPAYTISGRTNIPKDDKIPGPGVYSPEKVCLDFPPAHSFGIKHSPYSDHY is encoded by the exons ATGGGTGGCATTACACAAAGACCCTGGACTCCAACCAAAAGACGAGGACCAATCGCCGCCGAATACAACAGTCCAGGACCAGCGTGTGTCAATCTCCCTTCATACATCG gTAAACACACAGTTGAAGCTAAGAGTGGTAGGGCGCCAGCTTTCAGCTTCGGAGCAAGACACAATGGAAAATTGGAGAGCATTGGACCCGGACCTGGACAATACAACGTGACTGGTCTCAGTGCGAAAG GAAAAGACACACCGTTGGCTGTAAGTCTTCACGGCAGGCCCAAAGAGCCGAAGCCCGAAAACTTCCCGGCTCCCGGCGACTACAATCCTGACAAAGCCGAAAAGGTTATCCATGACAACAGTCCCAAATACACTTTTGGACTGAAAACGAACGTAGAAAAACCATTAGATACGCCTG CTCCTAATGCTTATAAACCATTCCAAAGATCCAGTAGCAAAAGGTATTCCTTTGGCATGAGAACGCCGATCCGTAAAACATCGGACACACCTG CTCCCAATGTATATAACATTCCAAGCACGGAAAAGCTGTTGCACGAAAACTCACCAAAATACTCGTTCGGAGTCAAAGTTAATCTTGAAAAACCATCCACCACTCCTG CACCCAATGTTTACAATGTGCCAACATCTGATAAAGTATTACATGATAACTCTCCAAAATACTCTTTTGGAGGAAAAGGACTCGCTGAAAAACCGTTGGATACTCCtg CTCCCAATGTATATAACATTCCAAGCACGGAAAAGCTGTTGCACGAAAACTCCCCAAAATACTCGTTCGGAGTCAAAGTTAATCTTGAAAAACCATCCACCACTCCTG CACCCAATGTTTACAATGTTCCAACATCTGATAAAGTATTACATGATAACTCTCCAAAGTACTCTTTTGGAGGAAAAGGACTGCCCGAAAAACCGCTGGACACTCCcg CTCCCAATGTATATAACATTCCAAGCACGGAAAAGCTGTTGCACGAAAACTCACCAAAATACTCGTTCGGAGTCAAAGTTAACCTTGAAAAACCATCCACCACTCCTG CACCCAATGTTTACAATGTTCCAACATCTGATAAAGTATTACATGATAACTCTCCAAAATACTCTTTTGGAGGAAAAGGACTGGCTGAAAAACCGTTGGATACTCCTg cacctaaCGTATACAATGTTGCTGATAGGGTTTTACATGAAAATTCTCCTAAATACACTTTTGGTGGCAAAGGATTGCCCGAGAAACCTTTGGATACTCCTG CACCAAATGTTTACAACGTACCCACTGCTGATAAGGTCTTACACGATAGTGCACCAAAATACTCATTTGGAAACAAGGTTCAATTGGAAAAGCCTTTGGATACCCCCG CTCCAAACGTCTACAACATTCCATCGGTGGTTGGCGACAAGAAGTCCTCCCCGGCGTACACGATTTCCGGTAGAACCAAGGAACCAATCGACGAACGTGTGAAGAACCCAGGACCCGGTCAATACAACAACGTAGACCCTGACAGTTACAAGGCCGAAAACTCCCCGGCTTACACCATTAGTGGCAGAACGAACATCCCCAAGGACGACAAAATACCCGGGCCGGGAGTTTACTCTCCggaaaag gttTGCTTAGATTTTCCACCAGCCCACTCGTTCGGCATCAAGCACTCCCCCTACTCAGACCACTATTAG
- the LOC109599011 gene encoding uncharacterized protein LOC109599011 isoform X8: MGGITQRPWTPTKRRGPIAAEYNSPGPACVNLPSYIGKHTVEAKSGRAPAFSFGARHNGKLESIGPGPGQYNVTGLSAKGKDTPLAVSLHGRPKEPKPENFPAPGDYNPDKAEKVIHDNSPKYTFGLKTNVEKPLDTPAPNAYKPFQRSSSKRYSFGMRTPIRKTSDTPAPNVYNVPKSDKMLHEKSPQYSFGVKTQVEKPSETPAPNVYNIPSTEKLLHENSPKYSFGVKVNLEKPSTTPAPNVYNVPTSDKVLHDNSPKYSFGGKGLAEKPLDTPAPNVYNIPSTEKLLHENSPKYSFGVKVNLEKPSTTPAPNVYNVPTSDKVLHDNSPKYSFGGKGLPEKPLDTPAPNVYNVPTSDKVLHDNSPKYSFGGKGLAEKPLDTPAPNVYNVADRVLHENSPKYTFGGKGLPEKPLDTPAPNVYNVPTADKVLHDSAPKYSFGNKVQLEKPLDTPAPNVYNIPSVVGDKKSSPAYTISGRTKEPIDERVKNPGPGQYNNVDPDSYKAENSPAYTISGRTNIPKDDKIPGPGVYSPEKVCLDFPPAHSFGIKHSPYSDHY, encoded by the exons ATGGGTGGCATTACACAAAGACCCTGGACTCCAACCAAAAGACGAGGACCAATCGCCGCCGAATACAACAGTCCAGGACCAGCGTGTGTCAATCTCCCTTCATACATCG gTAAACACACAGTTGAAGCTAAGAGTGGTAGGGCGCCAGCTTTCAGCTTCGGAGCAAGACACAATGGAAAATTGGAGAGCATTGGACCCGGACCTGGACAATACAACGTGACTGGTCTCAGTGCGAAAG GAAAAGACACACCGTTGGCTGTAAGTCTTCACGGCAGGCCCAAAGAGCCGAAGCCCGAAAACTTCCCGGCTCCCGGCGACTACAATCCTGACAAAGCCGAAAAGGTTATCCATGACAACAGTCCCAAATACACTTTTGGACTGAAAACGAACGTAGAAAAACCATTAGATACGCCTG CTCCTAATGCTTATAAACCATTCCAAAGATCCAGTAGCAAAAGGTATTCCTTTGGCATGAGAACGCCGATCCGTAAAACATCGGACACACCTG CACCAAACGTGTACAATGTGCCGAAATCGGATAAGATGCTTCACGAAAAATCCCCGCAGTACAGTTTTGGGGTTAAGACGCAAGTCGAAAAACCGTCAGAAACGCCcg CTCCCAATGTATATAACATTCCAAGCACGGAAAAGCTGTTGCACGAAAACTCACCAAAATACTCGTTCGGAGTCAAAGTTAATCTTGAAAAACCATCCACCACTCCTG CACCCAATGTTTACAATGTGCCAACATCTGATAAAGTATTACATGATAACTCTCCAAAATACTCTTTTGGAGGAAAAGGACTCGCTGAAAAACCGTTGGATACTCCtg CTCCCAATGTATATAACATTCCAAGCACGGAAAAGCTGTTGCACGAAAACTCCCCAAAATACTCGTTCGGAGTCAAAGTTAATCTTGAAAAACCATCCACCACTCCTG CACCCAATGTTTACAATGTTCCAACATCTGATAAAGTATTACATGATAACTCTCCAAAGTACTCTTTTGGAGGAAAAGGACTGCCCGAAAAACCGCTGGACACTCCcg CACCCAATGTTTACAATGTTCCAACATCTGATAAAGTATTACATGATAACTCTCCAAAATACTCTTTTGGAGGAAAAGGACTGGCTGAAAAACCGTTGGATACTCCTg cacctaaCGTATACAATGTTGCTGATAGGGTTTTACATGAAAATTCTCCTAAATACACTTTTGGTGGCAAAGGATTGCCCGAGAAACCTTTGGATACTCCTG CACCAAATGTTTACAACGTACCCACTGCTGATAAGGTCTTACACGATAGTGCACCAAAATACTCATTTGGAAACAAGGTTCAATTGGAAAAGCCTTTGGATACCCCCG CTCCAAACGTCTACAACATTCCATCGGTGGTTGGCGACAAGAAGTCCTCCCCGGCGTACACGATTTCCGGTAGAACCAAGGAACCAATCGACGAACGTGTGAAGAACCCAGGACCCGGTCAATACAACAACGTAGACCCTGACAGTTACAAGGCCGAAAACTCCCCGGCTTACACCATTAGTGGCAGAACGAACATCCCCAAGGACGACAAAATACCCGGGCCGGGAGTTTACTCTCCggaaaag gttTGCTTAGATTTTCCACCAGCCCACTCGTTCGGCATCAAGCACTCCCCCTACTCAGACCACTATTAG
- the LOC109599011 gene encoding O(6)-methylguanine-induced apoptosis 2 isoform X13 — MGGITQRPWTPTKRRGPIAAEYNSPGPACVNLPSYIGKHTVEAKSGRAPAFSFGARHNGKLESIGPGPGQYNVTGLSAKGKDTPLAVSLHGRPKEPKPENFPAPGDYNPDKAEKVIHDNSPKYTFGLKTNVEKPLDTPAPNAYKPFQRSSSKRYSFGMRTPIRKTSDTPAPNVYNVPKSDKMLHEKSPQYSFGVKTQVEKPSETPAPNVYNIPSTEKLLHENSPKYSFGVKVNLEKPSTTPAPNVYNVPTSDKVLHDNSPKYSFGGKGLPEKPLDTPAPNVYNIPSTEKLLHENSPKYSFGVKVNLEKPSTTPAPNVYNVPTSDKVLHDNSPKYSFGGKGLAEKPLDTPAPNVYNVADRVLHENSPKYTFGGKGLPEKPLDTPAPNVYNVPTADKVLHDSAPKYSFGNKVQLEKPLDTPAPNVYNIPSVVGDKKSSPAYTISGRTKEPIDERVKNPGPGQYNNVDPDSYKAENSPAYTISGRTNIPKDDKIPGPGVYSPEKVCLDFPPAHSFGIKHSPYSDHY; from the exons ATGGGTGGCATTACACAAAGACCCTGGACTCCAACCAAAAGACGAGGACCAATCGCCGCCGAATACAACAGTCCAGGACCAGCGTGTGTCAATCTCCCTTCATACATCG gTAAACACACAGTTGAAGCTAAGAGTGGTAGGGCGCCAGCTTTCAGCTTCGGAGCAAGACACAATGGAAAATTGGAGAGCATTGGACCCGGACCTGGACAATACAACGTGACTGGTCTCAGTGCGAAAG GAAAAGACACACCGTTGGCTGTAAGTCTTCACGGCAGGCCCAAAGAGCCGAAGCCCGAAAACTTCCCGGCTCCCGGCGACTACAATCCTGACAAAGCCGAAAAGGTTATCCATGACAACAGTCCCAAATACACTTTTGGACTGAAAACGAACGTAGAAAAACCATTAGATACGCCTG CTCCTAATGCTTATAAACCATTCCAAAGATCCAGTAGCAAAAGGTATTCCTTTGGCATGAGAACGCCGATCCGTAAAACATCGGACACACCTG CACCAAACGTGTACAATGTGCCGAAATCGGATAAGATGCTTCACGAAAAATCCCCGCAGTACAGTTTTGGGGTTAAGACGCAAGTCGAAAAACCGTCAGAAACGCCcg CTCCCAATGTATATAACATTCCAAGCACGGAAAAGCTGTTGCACGAAAACTCACCAAAATACTCGTTCGGAGTCAAAGTTAATCTTGAAAAACCATCCACCACTCCTG CACCCAATGTTTACAATGTTCCAACATCTGATAAAGTATTACATGATAACTCTCCAAAGTACTCTTTTGGAGGAAAAGGACTGCCCGAAAAACCGCTGGACACTCCcg CTCCCAATGTATATAACATTCCAAGCACGGAAAAGCTGTTGCACGAAAACTCACCAAAATACTCGTTCGGAGTCAAAGTTAACCTTGAAAAACCATCCACCACTCCTG CACCCAATGTTTACAATGTTCCAACATCTGATAAAGTATTACATGATAACTCTCCAAAATACTCTTTTGGAGGAAAAGGACTGGCTGAAAAACCGTTGGATACTCCTg cacctaaCGTATACAATGTTGCTGATAGGGTTTTACATGAAAATTCTCCTAAATACACTTTTGGTGGCAAAGGATTGCCCGAGAAACCTTTGGATACTCCTG CACCAAATGTTTACAACGTACCCACTGCTGATAAGGTCTTACACGATAGTGCACCAAAATACTCATTTGGAAACAAGGTTCAATTGGAAAAGCCTTTGGATACCCCCG CTCCAAACGTCTACAACATTCCATCGGTGGTTGGCGACAAGAAGTCCTCCCCGGCGTACACGATTTCCGGTAGAACCAAGGAACCAATCGACGAACGTGTGAAGAACCCAGGACCCGGTCAATACAACAACGTAGACCCTGACAGTTACAAGGCCGAAAACTCCCCGGCTTACACCATTAGTGGCAGAACGAACATCCCCAAGGACGACAAAATACCCGGGCCGGGAGTTTACTCTCCggaaaag gttTGCTTAGATTTTCCACCAGCCCACTCGTTCGGCATCAAGCACTCCCCCTACTCAGACCACTATTAG
- the LOC109599011 gene encoding O(6)-methylguanine-induced apoptosis 2 isoform X17, with protein sequence MGGITQRPWTPTKRRGPIAAEYNSPGPACVNLPSYIGKHTVEAKSGRAPAFSFGARHNGKLESIGPGPGQYNVTGLSAKGKDTPLAVSLHGRPKEPKPENFPAPGDYNPDKAEKVIHDNSPKYTFGLKTNVEKPLDTPAPNAYKPFQRSSSKRYSFGMRTPIRKTSDTPAPNVYNVPKSDKMLHEKSPQYSFGVKTQVEKPSETPAPNVYNIPSTEKLLHENSPKYSFGVKVNLEKPSTTPAPNVYNVPTSDKVLHDNSPKYSFGGKGLAEKPLDTPAPNVYNIPSTEKLLHENSPKYSFGVKVNLEKPSTTPAPNVYNVPTSDKVLHDNSPKYSFGGKGLAEKPLDTPAPNVYNVADRVLHENSPKYTFGGKGLPEKPLDTPAPNVYNVPTADKVLHDSAPKYSFGNKVQLEKPLDTPAPNVYNIPSVVGDKKSSPAYTISGRTKEPIDERVKNPGPGQYNNVDPDSYKAENSPAYTISGRTNIPKDDKIPGPGVYSPEKVCLDFPPAHSFGIKHSPYSDHY encoded by the exons ATGGGTGGCATTACACAAAGACCCTGGACTCCAACCAAAAGACGAGGACCAATCGCCGCCGAATACAACAGTCCAGGACCAGCGTGTGTCAATCTCCCTTCATACATCG gTAAACACACAGTTGAAGCTAAGAGTGGTAGGGCGCCAGCTTTCAGCTTCGGAGCAAGACACAATGGAAAATTGGAGAGCATTGGACCCGGACCTGGACAATACAACGTGACTGGTCTCAGTGCGAAAG GAAAAGACACACCGTTGGCTGTAAGTCTTCACGGCAGGCCCAAAGAGCCGAAGCCCGAAAACTTCCCGGCTCCCGGCGACTACAATCCTGACAAAGCCGAAAAGGTTATCCATGACAACAGTCCCAAATACACTTTTGGACTGAAAACGAACGTAGAAAAACCATTAGATACGCCTG CTCCTAATGCTTATAAACCATTCCAAAGATCCAGTAGCAAAAGGTATTCCTTTGGCATGAGAACGCCGATCCGTAAAACATCGGACACACCTG CACCAAACGTGTACAATGTGCCGAAATCGGATAAGATGCTTCACGAAAAATCCCCGCAGTACAGTTTTGGGGTTAAGACGCAAGTCGAAAAACCGTCAGAAACGCCcg CTCCCAATGTATATAACATTCCAAGCACGGAAAAGCTGTTGCACGAAAACTCACCAAAATACTCGTTCGGAGTCAAAGTTAATCTTGAAAAACCATCCACCACTCCTG CACCCAATGTTTACAATGTGCCAACATCTGATAAAGTATTACATGATAACTCTCCAAAATACTCTTTTGGAGGAAAAGGACTCGCTGAAAAACCGTTGGATACTCCtg CTCCCAATGTATATAACATTCCAAGCACGGAAAAGCTGTTGCACGAAAACTCCCCAAAATACTCGTTCGGAGTCAAAGTTAATCTTGAAAAACCATCCACCACTCCTG CACCCAATGTTTACAATGTTCCAACATCTGATAAAGTATTACATGATAACTCTCCAAAATACTCTTTTGGAGGAAAAGGACTGGCTGAAAAACCGTTGGATACTCCTg cacctaaCGTATACAATGTTGCTGATAGGGTTTTACATGAAAATTCTCCTAAATACACTTTTGGTGGCAAAGGATTGCCCGAGAAACCTTTGGATACTCCTG CACCAAATGTTTACAACGTACCCACTGCTGATAAGGTCTTACACGATAGTGCACCAAAATACTCATTTGGAAACAAGGTTCAATTGGAAAAGCCTTTGGATACCCCCG CTCCAAACGTCTACAACATTCCATCGGTGGTTGGCGACAAGAAGTCCTCCCCGGCGTACACGATTTCCGGTAGAACCAAGGAACCAATCGACGAACGTGTGAAGAACCCAGGACCCGGTCAATACAACAACGTAGACCCTGACAGTTACAAGGCCGAAAACTCCCCGGCTTACACCATTAGTGGCAGAACGAACATCCCCAAGGACGACAAAATACCCGGGCCGGGAGTTTACTCTCCggaaaag gttTGCTTAGATTTTCCACCAGCCCACTCGTTCGGCATCAAGCACTCCCCCTACTCAGACCACTATTAG
- the LOC109599011 gene encoding O(6)-methylguanine-induced apoptosis 2 isoform X12 — MGGITQRPWTPTKRRGPIAAEYNSPGPACVNLPSYIGKHTVEAKSGRAPAFSFGARHNGKLESIGPGPGQYNVTGLSAKGKDTPLAVSLHGRPKEPKPENFPAPGDYNPDKAEKVIHDNSPKYTFGLKTNVEKPLDTPAPNAYKPFQRSSSKRYSFGMRTPIRKTSDTPAPNVYNVPKSDKMLHEKSPQYSFGVKTQVEKPSETPAPNVYNIPSTEKLLHENSPKYSFGVKVNLEKPSTTPAPNVYNIPSTEKLLHENSPKYSFGVKVNLEKPSTTPAPNVYNIPSTEKLLHENSPKYSFGVKVNLEKPSTTPAPNVYNVPTSDKVLHDNSPKYSFGGKGLAEKPLDTPAPNVYNVADRVLHENSPKYTFGGKGLPEKPLDTPAPNVYNVPTADKVLHDSAPKYSFGNKVQLEKPLDTPAPNVYNIPSVVGDKKSSPAYTISGRTKEPIDERVKNPGPGQYNNVDPDSYKAENSPAYTISGRTNIPKDDKIPGPGVYSPEKVCLDFPPAHSFGIKHSPYSDHY; from the exons ATGGGTGGCATTACACAAAGACCCTGGACTCCAACCAAAAGACGAGGACCAATCGCCGCCGAATACAACAGTCCAGGACCAGCGTGTGTCAATCTCCCTTCATACATCG gTAAACACACAGTTGAAGCTAAGAGTGGTAGGGCGCCAGCTTTCAGCTTCGGAGCAAGACACAATGGAAAATTGGAGAGCATTGGACCCGGACCTGGACAATACAACGTGACTGGTCTCAGTGCGAAAG GAAAAGACACACCGTTGGCTGTAAGTCTTCACGGCAGGCCCAAAGAGCCGAAGCCCGAAAACTTCCCGGCTCCCGGCGACTACAATCCTGACAAAGCCGAAAAGGTTATCCATGACAACAGTCCCAAATACACTTTTGGACTGAAAACGAACGTAGAAAAACCATTAGATACGCCTG CTCCTAATGCTTATAAACCATTCCAAAGATCCAGTAGCAAAAGGTATTCCTTTGGCATGAGAACGCCGATCCGTAAAACATCGGACACACCTG CACCAAACGTGTACAATGTGCCGAAATCGGATAAGATGCTTCACGAAAAATCCCCGCAGTACAGTTTTGGGGTTAAGACGCAAGTCGAAAAACCGTCAGAAACGCCcg CTCCCAATGTATATAACATTCCAAGCACGGAAAAGCTGTTGCACGAAAACTCACCAAAATACTCGTTCGGAGTCAAAGTTAATCTTGAAAAACCATCCACCACTCCTG CTCCCAATGTATATAACATTCCAAGCACGGAAAAGCTGTTGCACGAAAACTCCCCAAAATACTCGTTCGGAGTCAAAGTTAATCTTGAAAAACCATCCACCACTCCTG CTCCCAATGTATATAACATTCCAAGCACGGAAAAGCTGTTGCACGAAAACTCACCAAAATACTCGTTCGGAGTCAAAGTTAACCTTGAAAAACCATCCACCACTCCTG CACCCAATGTTTACAATGTTCCAACATCTGATAAAGTATTACATGATAACTCTCCAAAATACTCTTTTGGAGGAAAAGGACTGGCTGAAAAACCGTTGGATACTCCTg cacctaaCGTATACAATGTTGCTGATAGGGTTTTACATGAAAATTCTCCTAAATACACTTTTGGTGGCAAAGGATTGCCCGAGAAACCTTTGGATACTCCTG CACCAAATGTTTACAACGTACCCACTGCTGATAAGGTCTTACACGATAGTGCACCAAAATACTCATTTGGAAACAAGGTTCAATTGGAAAAGCCTTTGGATACCCCCG CTCCAAACGTCTACAACATTCCATCGGTGGTTGGCGACAAGAAGTCCTCCCCGGCGTACACGATTTCCGGTAGAACCAAGGAACCAATCGACGAACGTGTGAAGAACCCAGGACCCGGTCAATACAACAACGTAGACCCTGACAGTTACAAGGCCGAAAACTCCCCGGCTTACACCATTAGTGGCAGAACGAACATCCCCAAGGACGACAAAATACCCGGGCCGGGAGTTTACTCTCCggaaaag gttTGCTTAGATTTTCCACCAGCCCACTCGTTCGGCATCAAGCACTCCCCCTACTCAGACCACTATTAG
- the LOC109599011 gene encoding O(6)-methylguanine-induced apoptosis 2 isoform X30 — protein MGGITQRPWTPTKRRGPIAAEYNSPGPACVNLPSYIGKHTVEAKSGRAPAFSFGARHNGKLESIGPGPGQYNVTGLSAKGKDTPLAVSLHGRPKEPKPENFPAPGDYNPDKAEKVIHDNSPKYTFGLKTNVEKPLDTPAPNAYKPFQRSSSKRYSFGMRTPIRKTSDTPAPNVYNIPSTEKLLHENSPKYSFGVKVNLEKPSTTPAPNVYNVPTSDKVLHDNSPKYSFGGKGLPEKPLDTPAPNVYNIPSTEKLLHENSPKYSFGVKVNLEKPSTTPAPNVYNVPTSDKVLHDNSPKYSFGGKGLAEKPLDTPAPNVYNVADRVLHENSPKYTFGGKGLPEKPLDTPAPNVYNVPTADKVLHDSAPKYSFGNKVQLEKPLDTPAPNVYNIPSVVGDKKSSPAYTISGRTKEPIDERVKNPGPGQYNNVDPDSYKAENSPAYTISGRTNIPKDDKIPGPGVYSPEKVCLDFPPAHSFGIKHSPYSDHY, from the exons ATGGGTGGCATTACACAAAGACCCTGGACTCCAACCAAAAGACGAGGACCAATCGCCGCCGAATACAACAGTCCAGGACCAGCGTGTGTCAATCTCCCTTCATACATCG gTAAACACACAGTTGAAGCTAAGAGTGGTAGGGCGCCAGCTTTCAGCTTCGGAGCAAGACACAATGGAAAATTGGAGAGCATTGGACCCGGACCTGGACAATACAACGTGACTGGTCTCAGTGCGAAAG GAAAAGACACACCGTTGGCTGTAAGTCTTCACGGCAGGCCCAAAGAGCCGAAGCCCGAAAACTTCCCGGCTCCCGGCGACTACAATCCTGACAAAGCCGAAAAGGTTATCCATGACAACAGTCCCAAATACACTTTTGGACTGAAAACGAACGTAGAAAAACCATTAGATACGCCTG CTCCTAATGCTTATAAACCATTCCAAAGATCCAGTAGCAAAAGGTATTCCTTTGGCATGAGAACGCCGATCCGTAAAACATCGGACACACCTG CTCCCAATGTATATAACATTCCAAGCACGGAAAAGCTGTTGCACGAAAACTCACCAAAATACTCGTTCGGAGTCAAAGTTAATCTTGAAAAACCATCCACCACTCCTG CACCCAATGTTTACAATGTTCCAACATCTGATAAAGTATTACATGATAACTCTCCAAAGTACTCTTTTGGAGGAAAAGGACTGCCCGAAAAACCGCTGGACACTCCcg CTCCCAATGTATATAACATTCCAAGCACGGAAAAGCTGTTGCACGAAAACTCACCAAAATACTCGTTCGGAGTCAAAGTTAACCTTGAAAAACCATCCACCACTCCTG CACCCAATGTTTACAATGTTCCAACATCTGATAAAGTATTACATGATAACTCTCCAAAATACTCTTTTGGAGGAAAAGGACTGGCTGAAAAACCGTTGGATACTCCTg cacctaaCGTATACAATGTTGCTGATAGGGTTTTACATGAAAATTCTCCTAAATACACTTTTGGTGGCAAAGGATTGCCCGAGAAACCTTTGGATACTCCTG CACCAAATGTTTACAACGTACCCACTGCTGATAAGGTCTTACACGATAGTGCACCAAAATACTCATTTGGAAACAAGGTTCAATTGGAAAAGCCTTTGGATACCCCCG CTCCAAACGTCTACAACATTCCATCGGTGGTTGGCGACAAGAAGTCCTCCCCGGCGTACACGATTTCCGGTAGAACCAAGGAACCAATCGACGAACGTGTGAAGAACCCAGGACCCGGTCAATACAACAACGTAGACCCTGACAGTTACAAGGCCGAAAACTCCCCGGCTTACACCATTAGTGGCAGAACGAACATCCCCAAGGACGACAAAATACCCGGGCCGGGAGTTTACTCTCCggaaaag gttTGCTTAGATTTTCCACCAGCCCACTCGTTCGGCATCAAGCACTCCCCCTACTCAGACCACTATTAG